A window of the Cicer arietinum cultivar CDC Frontier isolate Library 1 chromosome 6, Cicar.CDCFrontier_v2.0, whole genome shotgun sequence genome harbors these coding sequences:
- the LOC101501566 gene encoding transcription factor MYB30-like: MARTPSCDKSGMRKGTWTAEEDRKLIAYVTRYGCWNWRQLPKFAGLARCGKSCRLRWMNYLRPNIKRGNFTQDEEELIIKMHKKMGNKWSTIAAELPGRTDNEVKNHWHTSLKKRAEDNTKTNQETQTSKSKDINMESTQEQDIVFFHVTPTSSQFSDTTSPLSPFSSSSEVSSIDQSNENLVLEDEFGFLENVDESFWKDPYLDNISNTQSGIVQGDTTNNCAYQNQDTMIHEDAFLVSPNHSSNESLFMDNNDLFGSFLESYRESTVDSFWTHPFVADMCHVPSELVTPLAMESDYFSIVYDEDLWS; this comes from the exons ATGGCTAGAACTCCTTCTTGTGACAAAAGTGGAATGAGGAAAGGTACTTGGACTGCTGAAGAAGATAGGAAATTAATTGCTTATGTTACTAGATATGGTTGCTGGAATTGGCGCCAACTTCCTAAGTTTGCAG GTCTTGCAAGGTGTGGAAAGAGTTGTAGATTGAGGTGGATGAATTATCTTAGGCCTAATATCAAAAGAGGGAACTTTACTCAAGATGAAGAGGAGTTGATTATCAAAATGCATAAAAAGATGGGGAATAA ATGGTCTACCATTGCGGCTGAATTACCTGGAAGAACAGATAACGAAGTGAAGAATCATTGGCACACTTCACTCAAGAAGAGAGCTGAGGACAACACAAAAACAAATCAAGAAACCCAAACCTCAAAATCAAAAGACATTAATATGGAATCAACACAAGAACAAGATATTGTCTTTTTCCATGTTACTCCAACTAGTTCCCAATTTTCAGACACCACTAGCCCATTATCCCCATTTTCTTCCTCAAGTGAAGTCTCTTCTATAGATCAAAGTAATGAAAATTTGGTGCTTGAAGATGAATTTGGTTTTCTAGAAAATGTGGATGAAAGTTTTTGGAAAGACCCATATTTGGATAACATTTCCAACACACAAAGTGGAATAGTGCAAGGAGATACTACTAATAATTGTGCTTATCAAAATCAAGATACTATGATCCATGAAGATGCTTTTTTAGTGTCTCCTAATCATTCGTCCAATGAAAGTTTGTTTATGGATAATAATGATTTGTTTGGAAGCTTTCTAGAATCTTACAGAGAGTCAACAGTTGATAGTTTTTGGACACATCCATTTGTTGCTGACATGTGCCATGTTCCTAGTGAATTGGTAACACCTTTGGCAATGGAATCTGACTATTTTTCTATAGTATACGATGAAGATCTTTGGAGTTGA